The nucleotide sequence GATCCGGCAGCCGGCCCGGCAGGCCCGGCAGACGACCGCGTCGATCCGGCCGATCCGGCAGTGGACCCGACCGACCCGGCCGCGGAACCCGCTGACTCGACCGGTCCGGCTGCGGACCCCACTGACCCGGCAGGCCCGGCGGACCCGGCTGACCCGACGGGCCCGGCTGGTCCGGCTGCGGACCCGGCCGATCCGGCCGACGAGCCCGGCTCCGGGCAGGACCCGGACGATCCTGCTGCCGGCGCCGAGCCGTCCGATGCCGCCGACGAACCGGCCGAGACCGCGGCCGAGCGACACGGCTGGGGCACCCCGCTCCCGGCGTCCGACGAGTTCGACTACGTCGGCCCGCCGGACCCGGAGCGCTGGCACCACGCGGGCGAGTGCTGGCCGGGGCACGACGGCAACGGCGGCCGGTGTGCCAGCCGGTCCACGGTGGATGGGGAGAAGCTCGTCCAGACCGGTCTCGCCAACGGCGACTCGGCCTGGATCGCGTCACGGTTCAACCAGCAGTACGGCCGCTGGGAGGCCCGGGTGCGCTCGGAGGGACACGGCCGGAACAACGGCCGCCAGTACCACCCGCTGCTGATCATCTGGCCGGAGTCGAACCGCTGGCCGCAGGACGGCGAGTACGACTTCCTGGAGAACATGGCCCCCGGTGAGAAGTGCGTCGAGGCCTTCATCCACTACCCGCACGCTCCCGGGCCGGTGCAGCAGGAGTTCGTCCGCGAGCAGGACTGCGGCGAGCCGCTGACCGAGTGGCACAACATCGGCTTCGAGTGGACCCCTGATCACGTCAAGGGCTTCATCGACGGTGAGGAGTGGTTCAGCTTCTCCGGTGGTGCGCGGGGCAGCAGGCAGAACATCCAGGACATGCCCAGCGGACATCTGACGATCCAGCTGGACAACTTCTTCGGCGGCAACATGCAGCCCGCGACCTACGAGATCGACTGGGTCCGGATCTACTCGCTCGACGACGACGCAGAGGATGCCGACCGGGTCGACGACGCAGACCAGGCCGACGGACCGGACCAGGCCGACGGACCGGACCAGGCCGACGGACCGGATCAGGCTGTCGGGGCCGACCAGGCCGACCAGGCCGACCGACCTGAGCAGACCGACGAGGCCGCCCGGACGGACTGAGCCGGCCGAGCCGAGGGCCGCTCGTGCGCATCCTGCGCACGAGCGGCCCGCTCGTCAGCTCCCCAGTGCGGAGGCCAGCCGCAGGTGCGGCTGTGCCTCGTCGTGCCGGGAGCGCCGCTGCAGCGTCCGGCCGAGCAGCAGATGTGCGTAGCCGTCGGACGGGGTCTGCTCCAGCAGCTCACGCAGCACCGACTCGGCACGGCCGAGCTGGGCCGAGTGGTAGTAGGCCCGCGCCAGCAGCAGCCGTACCGCGGTGGCGTCCGGCTCGGCGTCGGCGAGCTCGACGAGCAGCCGGGAGGCCGCCACGTGGTCGCCGGAGTCGAACAGGTACGTCGCGCGCTCCCACCGGGCGGCGGGATCGGCTGGCTCGCCGGCCGTCCAGGGCAGGATCTCGAGGTTCATCGTTCCGGCCTCCCTCCGCATTCAGTTGATACGTCAACCACAACCGGACGAGGACCCGTTCTGTTCCCGTGACCAGGGCGACAACGGGACCACGTCGCATCTCAGCGTCATCACAGCGAGTCACGCGCACGATGGGGACATGGCGACGACACCGGACGAACCGACCTGGGTGGGCGAGCTGGACCGGCTGGCTCCGGCGCGCGACCTCGTGGTCGACGCGAGTTTCGGCGCCGCACGCCTGCTGGTGACGGTGGGTGGAACTCCGCAGGGTCAGGTGACGGTGCCGCTGCGCGACGGCCGGGCCGGTGCTGCCGACCTCGACGCCGCCGTGTCGACCCTCGGCTCGCCCGGCCTCGTCGAGCGGGCGCCGGTCGCGGCCGACCCGGTCACCGTGGTGATCGCGACCCGGAACCGGGCGGACTCGCTGTCGCGTTGCCTGGCCGCGGTGCTCGCCTCCGATCACCCGGCGCTGTCGGTGATCGTGGTCGACAACGATCCCGACGACGAGCTCACCGAACGGGTCGTCGCCGCGGCGGACTCGGCGCGGGTGCGCTACGTCCGGGAGGCCCGCCGTGGCGCCTCGGTCGGGCGCAACCGCGGTCTCGCCGAGGCCCGCACCGAGCTCGTCGCCTTCACCGACGACGACACCGAGGTCGACCCGGGCTGGGCCTCGCGCATCGCCGGCGCCTTCGCCGCCGATCCCG is from Pseudonocardia autotrophica and encodes:
- a CDS encoding glycoside hydrolase family 16 protein; its protein translation is MTASVLAFTGSGIALADGASVPPERTPAVSGQWSDDGSGQAGVSGSALRDGSWLRGAEADGADPADPAADPADRTDPGGAPADPADPADPAPAGTAAATGPATGPAAGPADPVDPAADPADPAGAASPVDPAAGPAGPADDRVDPADPAVDPTDPAAEPADSTGPAADPTDPAGPADPADPTGPAGPAADPADPADEPGSGQDPDDPAAGAEPSDAADEPAETAAERHGWGTPLPASDEFDYVGPPDPERWHHAGECWPGHDGNGGRCASRSTVDGEKLVQTGLANGDSAWIASRFNQQYGRWEARVRSEGHGRNNGRQYHPLLIIWPESNRWPQDGEYDFLENMAPGEKCVEAFIHYPHAPGPVQQEFVREQDCGEPLTEWHNIGFEWTPDHVKGFIDGEEWFSFSGGARGSRQNIQDMPSGHLTIQLDNFFGGNMQPATYEIDWVRIYSLDDDAEDADRVDDADQADGPDQADGPDQADGPDQAVGADQADQADRPEQTDEAARTD
- a CDS encoding tetratricopeptide repeat protein; the encoded protein is MNLEILPWTAGEPADPAARWERATYLFDSGDHVAASRLLVELADAEPDATAVRLLLARAYYHSAQLGRAESVLRELLEQTPSDGYAHLLLGRTLQRRSRHDEAQPHLRLASALGS